In Arachis hypogaea cultivar Tifrunner chromosome 2, arahy.Tifrunner.gnm2.J5K5, whole genome shotgun sequence, a genomic segment contains:
- the LOC112735064 gene encoding exocyst complex component SEC10b, protein MRDPKNDPKPVKPAAQSSPLILDIDDFKGDFSFDALFGNLVNEQLPAFRLEDLEAEDSLPNGHVTNKFVGSQQGASSPLFPEVEKLLSLFKDSCKELVELRKQIDGRLLNLKKDVAVQDNKHRKTLTELEKGVDGLFESFARLDSRISSVGQTAAKIGDHLQSADSQRETASQTIELIKYLMEFNSSPGDLMELSPLFSDDSRVAEAASIAQKLRTFAEEDIGRLSSAVGNAAASRGLEVAVANLQDYCNELENRLISRFDSASQKRELTTMAECAKILSQFNRGTSAMQHYVATRPMFIDVEVMNADTRLVLGDQAVQASPSDVASGLSSLYKEITDTVRKEAATITAVFPSPSEVMSILVQRVLEQRITALLDKLLMKPSLVNLPSMGEGGLLLYLRMLAVAYEKTRELATDLRTVGCGDLDVEGLTESLFSSHKDEYLEYEQAALRQLYKVKMEELRAEGQISDSSGSLGRSKGASVAAASSQQQISVTVVTEFVRWNEEAISRCNLFCSQPATLATHVKAVFTCLLDQVSQYIADGLERARDSLTEAANLRERFVLGTSVSRRVAAAAASAAEAAAAAGESSFRSFMVAVQRSGSSVAIIQQYFANSISRLLLPVDGAHAASCEEMATAMSSAEAAAYKGLQQCIETVMAEVERLLSAEQKATDYRTSDDNLVPDHRATNACTRVVAYLSRVLESAFTALEGLNKQAFLTELGNRLHKVLLNHWQKFTFNPSGGLRLKRDITDYGDFVRSFNAPSVDEKFELLGIMANVFIVAPESLASLFEGTPSIRKDAQRFVQLRDDYKSAKLAAKLSSLWN, encoded by the exons ATGAGAGATCCTAAGAACGATCCTAAACCTGTGAAACCCGCAGCTCAATCCTCCCCTCTCATTCTCGACATCGATGACTTCAAG ggCGATTTTTCGTTCGATGCGTTGTTTGGGAACCTAGTGAATGAGCAGCTTCCGGCGTTCAGATTGGAAGATTTGGAAGCGGAAGATTCTCTTCCGAATGGCCATGTTACCAACAAGTTTGTTGGTTCTCAGCAAGGGGCTTCCAGCCCTCTGTTTCCTGAGGTTGAGAAGCTCTTGTCGTTGTTCAAAGACTCTTGTAAGGAGCTCGTTGAGCTCCGCAAACAG ATTGATGGGAGACTTCTCAATCTTAAGAAAGATGTTGCAGTTCAGGACAATAAGCATCGAAAGACACTTACCGAG CTAGAGAAAGGTGTAGATGGACTGTTCGAGAGCTTTGCGAGGTTGGATTCACGTATTTCAAGTGTAGGCCAGACAGCTGCGAAGATTGGAGATCATCTCCAG AGTGCGGATTCTCAGCGTGAAACTGCCAGTCAAACAATTGAGCTGATCAAA TACTTGATGGAGTTCAATAGCAGCCCAGGTGATCTGATGGAGCTATCACCTCTATTTTCTGATGACAGTCGTGTTGCTGAGGCTGCTTCAATTGCCCAGAAATTAC GGACATTTGCTGAGGAAGATATTGGTAGACTTTCATCAGCCGTTGGAAATGCAGCTGCTAGCAGAGGATTAGAAGTTGCAGTTGCTAATTTGCAGGACTATTGCAATG AATTGGAGAATAGATTGATTTCTCGGTTTGATTCTGCATCACAGAAAAGAGAATTGACTACAATGGCGGAATGTGCCAAAATTTTGTCTCAG TTCAATAGGGGCACAAGTGCAATGCAACATTATGTGGCAACACGTCCGATGTTTATTGATGTGGAAGTAATGAATGCAGACACTAGGCTGGTTCTTGGTGACCAGGCTGTACAGGCTAGTCCTAGTGATGTTGCTTCTGGGCTTTCGTCTTTGTATAAAGAAATCACAG ATACCGTTAGAAAAGAGGCAGCAACAATAACTGCTGTATTCCCTTCTCCAAGTGAAGTTATGTCGATTTTAGTTCAG CGAGTTTTAGAGCAGCGAATCACAGCTCTTCTGGACAAACTCTTAATGAAACCGTCTCTTGTGAATTTACCTTCCATGGGGGAAGGTGGGCTGCTATTA TATCTTAGAATGCTGGCAGTGGCATATGAAAAGACTCGAGAACTTGCTACAGATCTACGGACTGTGGGATGTGGTGACTTGGATGTCGAGG GTCTGACAGAGTCCCTGTTTTCTAGTCACAAAGATGAATATCTTGAATATGAGCAGGCAGCTCTTAGACAATTATATAAAGTGAAG ATGGAGGAATTGCGAGCGGAAGGCCAGATTTCTGATTCATCTGGGTCACTTGGACGCTCAAAAGGAGCATCAGTGGCTGCTGCTTCATCTCAGCAACAAATATCTGTCACTGTTGTGACAGAGTTTGTCCGTTGGAATGAAGAAGCCATATCAAGATGCAATCTCTTCTGTTCCCAG CCTGCCACACTTGCAACCCATGTTAAAGCCGTGTTTACATGTTTACTAGATCAA GTCAGTCAATATATTGCGGATGGGCTTGAACGAGCTAGAGACAGCCTGACTGAGGCAGCTAATTTAAGGGAAAGATTTGTGCTGGGTACAAGTGTGAGCCGTAGAGTGGCTGCTGCAGCTGCATCTGCT GCTGAGGCTGCCGCTGCAGCTGGAGAAAGCAGTTTCAGATCATTCATGGTTGCTGTACAGCGTTCTGGAAGCAGTGTAGCTATTATTCAACAA TATTTTGCAAATTCTATATCCCGGCTTCTGCTTCCCGTGGATGGTGCACATGCTGCTTCTTGTGAAGAAATGGCAACAGCAATGTCCAGTGCAGAGGCTGCTGCTTACAAAGGACTACAACAGTGCATTGAAACTGTCATGGCTGAG GTGGAGCGATTACTCTCAGCTGAGCAAAAGGCAACAGACTATCGAACATCTGATGATAATCTGGTTCCTGATCACCGGGCAACCAATGCCTGCACAAG GGTTGTGGCTTATCTTTCTCGTGTGCTGGAGTCTGCATTCACAGCTCTAGAAGGTCTTAACAAGCAAGCTTTCCTGACTGAGTTG GGAAATCGCTTGCACAAGGTGTTGCTAAACCATTGGCAAAAGTTTACGTTTAATCCAAG TGGGGGATTGCGACTGAAGCGCGACATCACTGATTATGGAGATTTTGTGCGTAGTTTCAATGCTCCTTCTGTTGATGAGAAATTTGAGTTGTTGGGGAT CATGGCCAATGTCTTTATTGTTGCTCCGGAGAGTCTTGCAAGTTTGTTTGAGGGTACACCTAGCATTCGCAAGGATGCACAAAG ATTTGTTCAGCTTAGGGACGATTACAAGAGTGCTAAACTTGCAGCCAAACTCAGTTCCTTGTGGAATTAA